Genomic segment of Prionailurus viverrinus isolate Anna chromosome B4, UM_Priviv_1.0, whole genome shotgun sequence:
gtcagggcaggggaggaagggaatggATGGGTACAGAGAGAGCTATGATGTCTCACTTCTGTCTCAGGCCCAGTGTTTGAGTGGCCTCTCCCCTCAGTCTTGCCCTGAagaccctgccctgccctgggtaAGTATCTGAAGGCTTTCCATGCTGAGATCCCGCTCTGTGTCCTGTTGGCCTGAGCCCAGCAGTTTCAGGCACGTGGGCTCTCTGGAAAAGCTACCAACTCTCCAACTCTCCCCGCTCCTCTGCTGCCCCTCCTAATCTCTGTTTAGGGCCTCTCAACTAACCTGATTCCTTCTTTGTGGACCCCTTTGTGGAACCTGGTcttcctgccccagcctggcttcctcacacagcccctcccctcccctgtggcaGGAGCAGATTGCAATCCGGTTATTTGACCAGGAGAGCTGCGTGAGTTTGCATGAGGGTCCTGGGAAACCCACCGTGGCAGCTCCTCATGGACCCCACCCTGGCACAACCCCCAAGCTCCAGGAGCTGAAGATGCAGGTGGGTCTGTGGGCAATAGCTTTGATGCCTGATTGGCCGTGACGCACCAGGGAAGGGGATGCAGGAGAGGGAAGTATGGGAACAGGACAGTGTGGGTGGAGACTTGAACCCACACACTGACATCACCCTGGGTACTCTTCTCCCACTCACAGCGCATCAGTATCCTGCAGCAGCTGTTGCGACAGGAGGTAGAAGGGCTCACAGGGGGCAAGTGTGTCCCCCTGAATGGAGGCTCCTCTCTGGATATGGTTGAACTTCAGCCCCTGCTGGCTGAGATGTCTAGAACTCTCAATGCCCCAGAGAAGAATTCAGGGGACTTACACCCTCCCGGACTGTTACAGAACCCTGGGCTACCAAAGCCCTGCCTCCCAGAGGAGTGTGGGGAACCACAGGCCTGCCcaggaacaaagctggagatagcTCAGCCCTGCCCTGCAACAGAGCCAGGGCCCCCAGAGTCCAGCCATAGCAGGGAGCCTGGGATACCAGAATCCCCTGTCCAGGAACAGCCTGAGGTATCAGAGCCCTGCCCTCCAGTAGAGCCTGGACCCCTTCAAGCAGACTCCCACGGGCAGACTGGACTCCTAGAGCCCTCCCCTAGGATAGAGCCTGGGGCATCAGAGGCCTGCTTCCTGGAACCTAGAAGTCCAGAGTCCAGCCCACGGCCCTGCTGCAGTCCGTGGGCACCAGCCACCACCAACCTGATCTTCTCCTCCCAACGCCCACTCTGTGCCAGCCCCCCTATTCACTCACTCCGGTCACTGAGGCCCCCAACAGGCCAGGCAGGTAAGGAGTTGGCTAGAAGGGCTTGTGAACAAAGGAGGTCCTCATCTCTTACTGGGAGCGGGCCCCCACCTTGCACCAGCTGGTCCCATTGCTTGCATTTCCCCACCTACCCTGCCCCAGCCTGGTGCTCTTTCgggaagaagggaagagttgCGCCTCGAGCTGTGTGCTGCTCTTGGCCcttggtgggggagtggggaagcGCTGGATATGACGGGAGTTTAGAGCCTGCCCTCAAGTCTCTGTGGCCCTCGGCCCTCAGGCCCCAGCAACCTGGCCCCTCGAACCCTGGCTCTGAGGCAGCGCCTCAAAGCATGTTTGACTGCCATCCACTGCTTCCACGAGGCCCGCCTGGATGATGAATGTGCCTTCTACACCAGCCGAGCCCCACCCTCAGGCCCCACCCGGGTCTGCACCAACCCTGTGGCCACATTACTTGAATGGCAGGACGCCCTGGTGAGCCTCCCATTCACAGCCAAGCTGTGCCTGCACAGCAAGCCTGTGGAAAGTAGGGtggtgtggggagagggaaggcaggggggcggggaagcCTCTGCTTCTTTACAGTGGTCAGTGGGGAAGGGTTGACTACAGTTCAAGGATGGCTGGGCTGTGACAAGGTCTCTCTCTCCAGTGTTTTATTCCAGTTGGTTCTGCTGCCCCACAGGACTCTCTATCATGATGCGTCCACATCCTGTCCTGCCATGCGCCTTCCTTTTAGCCCTTATTTATTATCCTtcaataaagtttctttttttattttatttttttaatgttttattcttgagagaaagagagacagcatgagtgagggaggggcacagcgagagagggacacagaatccgaagcagactccaggctctgagctgtcagcacagagcccgacgcggggctcgaactcacgagccgtgagatcatgacctgagccgaagtcagacgctcaactgactgagccacccaggtgccccttttcttattttaaatgttcatttacttattttgagagagagcagggaaggggtggagagagagagagagaaaatcccaagcagacccagggctttcagctcagagcctgactcgggggcCTTCCACAAacccgagagatcatgacctgagccaaaaccacgggtcagacgctcaaccaactgagccacccaggcgcctcaataaAGTTTCTAAAGTGTCCAAATGTCTGTTTCCCTCCCAGCTGACCTAGGCCAGCTACGACTGTTGCTTTCCAATTGCCCACACGGTGGCAGTGTCCTCCAGCTTAGAGGCAGGCCCTGGGCTCCCCCAGGCTCCCTCACCTAAGAGCTATCCTAAAGGCAGACCGCtcctgcccatccccacccctcagcaagctctatgagtgtgtgtgtgtgtgtgtgtgtgtgtgtgtgtgtgtgtggtggtagGGACCGGAGCGGGGGGCAAATGTGGGCCTTTGGGGACCTGTTCTTTTTGCTTCTTGATATCAATGCCACTCCTAGGAGCCATCAGCAACTCCCCAACCCCTAGTGCTCCTCTTATAAGTCCACCTGCATCAGGCCAAAAGCAGAAGGACCAGATCCATATCTCTGGAATCCTCCCTTGTTAGTGTCATTCTGGCTGGTGTCTCCCTACAGTACAAGGTCTCCAAGCTCTCCTGAAGCTGATACTCCTCCCTTCCCATATCCGAGCAGAAGAAGCCCTCCTCTTTTCCACCAGAGACAGACCTTGCCAGGAATAAGTAAACCTTTACCTCTGGCAGAGAGTGGTAGGGCGGGAGTCCTTGAAAGGAGTGAGGGAAAGGGTCAGCCATTTTTCCCCACGCTGTGCACCAAGTTAAGAGGCACACACATTCTCCAACTTTGCTTTATTGGAAGAGGCAACAGCAGCTGTAGCCCCAGGGCCTAGGTGGAATGGGGGTGAAATGGGGACTGTACAGAATGAGTTTTAAATGCTAGGAAAGAATTCACTCCTTCCTCCAGTTCACAGGAAGGCTACCAAgaccggggcctggagcctgaaAATGGggatgagggaaggagagaaagttgTGACAGAGGACGAGCCTGACCCCTCCAAACGTTTCCTGTCCTCCCACCTAGATGGGCTCCTGTTTCTGCTCTCCATCCCcgcacacacaccaccaccaccaaatgcCGGGGCTTCCTTTCTGCTTGCAGCTCCGGGTGGTGAAGCTGTTCCCCAGCTCCTAGCAGAAGAGAGGGCCCGACCTCCGCCCCTCTCGGATCAGCTTTGACAGGCGCGCACTCCGAAGCCGGCGGTCCCTTCCCGAGCCGCTCTGCTCCTCCTTAGCCCGGCTTCCTCCTCTCCCCGGCCACTTAGACCTCGGAGCGTCCCCGGAGCGCCAAGAGTCCGCCCAGCACGGCCGCCTCCGGGAGCGGGAGGGTCTGCCCCACCGCCAGGCTCTCGAAGGATAGGATGGCGCCTTGGGTGGGACCGGCTGAaggtgggtgaggaggggagcGGAGGCGAAGGGCGAGCGGGGGCGCGGGGGATGGGGCCCTGCTCAATCCGGGTAGATGATGAAGCCAGAGAAGGTGCTGTACTTGTTGGTGTTACCGCCGTGCACCTTCCCGCCGTCCAGCTTGATGAAGACTTCGTCGCCCACATCCAGGTGCAGGATGACGCTGTTGCTGGCGTAGTCGTAGTTCTGGTCCGCGTCCTGAGCAATGGCGCTGGCCCGGACCTAGCGGGGGAGAACAGAACAACCCACTCACGCCCCGTGCGGAGCTGAGGGTGGAGAGAAGCGTCGGGCGGAGTAGGCGCAGCTGGGCCTGTGAAGGCGGCGCGAGGGTAGCAGgctgcaggggctggggaggacaaggagaaggcaggagatcgctgagcttcccaggcactgccatttaccagctgtgcGACTCGGCCAAGTTTCACGCCTGCTCTGGTCGTCAACGTGAATTATAAGATGGGAGGTAATAATAGAGCCTACCTCATAAGGTTATTAGGATTAAGTGAGTAACTACGTGTGAAATGTGTTAGAATAGTACTTAGCACCTAGATAGCACTATATAGGGTTTGCtattatttaaacaataaaattaggCTGTAGGATAACTTCTAAAATTCTGAACCTGCTCTGACCTCCTAAACTTGGATTCCCTCCCTTCAGTGATAGGGCACAGGTGTGTCTGTATGTATGCAAGCAAGGGTGCGGGCCATGGGAAGGTGCAATGATGCATTCTCGCCTCTGGGTGCCCTTTCCCCTTCTAGCCCCCACCTGCGCCATGACATGGGGGTCGCCTTCTGCCCCAACAGGtaacccctccttccctctggcctCGCTGCTGGTCGCCTCCGGCGCCcaaccccttccccagcccccttctTCCCGTCCCGCGGGGGCTGGTTATTAACTCATTAATTATTCATCATTATTCTAATCACTATTTACCGTCCCCAGGGCCGCAGCGCCCGCGCCGCAGAATACAGAGTGGGAGCCGCGGGCCCCCGCTCCCTCAGAAACCGGCACACTCTAGATAGACACTTGCCCCCTCCAACTGCTCACCGACACCCTGCATAGACCACACACACCTACTCAGTGCCACATGCACATAGACGCTGCTCTATTTTCACACCTTGGCACCCTGCACCCACAGAACCTCACATCACGCACACACGCTCTCACTCCCTTACACACATACAGCCCTCACTCccatacagacacacatacacactctctttTCTTGGGTTCCTGGGGTGACCCTGCTGGGAGGAGACCCCAATGCAGTGCCTACTAGTCCTGGAGCTGGAGGGTGCGGCAGCCGGCAGCTGTAGCAGGACTTGGGTTCAGACACCAAGACCAGCAGGCCTGATGCACCACGGTCAACACCACCCCATGGTGCGGGGCATTCGGAGGTCACCGCTCAGCCCCAGTCTTACCTCCTGCGATTTGTGGGGCCCAGGCACctccccaacccccgcccctGCGGCTTCTCGTTCCCTCTATGTGTGTCCCGGCCCTCCAGCTGAGTCCTTGGAGCTATTCTCCCAAGCCAAGGTGGCAGTGACTCCGACTCTGACCACAGGGGCAGGGAGTAGCAGAACCTGGAGGCCAGAGGTTGCCAGGGAAGATGTGGGGCCTACAGAACCAGGCCTGGGGCCAAAGCTTCTGCTTGATCTGCCCTTTGCCTCTTTCCCCCTCCAAATCCCTTCTGTCATGCCGCCTGGCTGGCCCCTGAGCTGCCACATCATTTCCACCTCTGCCTACTGACTCAGTATTAGTATTAGGGAAGGCCAGCTGTAGAATTGGTCCCAGGCCCTGGGCGAATGCGTTCTTTTTTATGTTCTACTCAAAAATCCAAGCTAAATGCCCCCACATGAGAACAGCTGCTGACAGCCCATGGCCAGAGATCCGGATTCCATTCTAATTTGAAGGAGCCAGACTCCAGGTAACTCGACCATGGTGAGGCTGAGAAACCCAAAAGCCAGAAGACCTGTCTCAGGAGAGAGGGTGACTAAAGACAGGATAACTGGCAGGGAAAGACACCAAACAAGTTTGGTGTAGGGTTGCCTATATAGTTGGAGTGTGAAATAGCAGCTGTAGAGACATTAAGCTTTGTGTCCCGAGTTCTGATTCTGACACCATTCCTCATGCTCGTTGAGACCCTGGGCAggtcatttcctttctttggcgGCTAATTCCTCTTTGGCTAGATGAAAGGATTCATAAATTATTGGCAGCCTGGCGTTTCTAGACTCAATGATGTTGTTGGGAGAGGGGTTCGAATGCAGCCCTCCAATGTAATGAGTGCAGGGAGATCTAGAAAGCTACCCTGTCGCctctgggcctggggtgggggcatcTCACCTGTCCATTCTTCATCAGGTCGGCCCACATGCTGGTGCCGTCACCGCCGCGCATGAGCACATGGTAAGCGAAGAAGTAGACACCTGGCATGGGGCAGGTGAACTTGCCGCTGGCCGCCTCATAAGCGTTTCCCACGTTGGTCACCACGTCGTCGAAGCGCAGCACCTCATAACCTTCGTGTGGCCGCCGCAGACCCGCGTAGAAGGCAATGCGAGGCACGTAGCCGGCAGGGGGCGCCACCCCGCCAGGGCCTGGGCCGGGAGGACCTGGTGGACCTGGCCTGCCCGGCTCTCCTGGAGGCCCTCTGGGACCTGGGGGTCCCGGTGGCCCTCGCAGACCTGCCTTCCCGCgcctgcccacctctcccttgGCGCCGGGAGGGAAGGGGGGCACGGAGGAGGGCGCGCCGTCGGgtcccgggcctcgaggcccgtgTGGGTCGCACACCATGCGGCAGCGACCCAGCATCTCATAGTGCGCCGGCCCGCGGGAGCTGTGCACCAGCAGCGGAAtggccaccagcagcagcagcaccatgGCCACCCCGACGGCCGCGCCCGCCACCCGCTTGCGGCGGCTCAGCCGCGACGCGGCCAGGGCCAGCAGATCCTCCTCACTCTTTGGCGCAATGGCGGCGGAGGCCCGGGGCTCTCCGCGGGCCCCGGAGGCGGTGGCCGGGCTCGGGCTTGGGTCGGGACCCCCCCGACG
This window contains:
- the TROAP gene encoding tastin isoform X3; its protein translation is MTTLQATKEPLLRGVSPTPSKIPVRSQRRQPLPTVKPRVLDQENQDPKRLVQKLSIQRPVDSAGPTPKVTHQTEKSERSLESTQLRNPLEELRPSPGGQNVGPRPPPQTEAPGTVEFVADPAALATILSGEGVKSCRLGRQPSLAQRVLVRGSQGGTIHRGQGARASAYLAPRTPIHRLDPARASCFSRLEGPGPRGRTLCPQRLEALIPPSGRSFHPSAHPSFQELRRGTGGSSRTSVSQTSGLLLETSVQPGEHEVVTHSDEGGGGPLGLAQRVPLREITHTRDGRASHLIPSPGRVVPPSIAHPSPFGQAQRVPSPRTSAPTSYSVLRRLAVRPKTQFTPILSAPRVQQAQCLSGLSPQSCPEDPALPWEQIAIRLFDQESCVSLHEGPGKPTVAAPHGPHPGTTPKLQELKMQRISILQQLLRQEVEGLTGGKCVPLNGGSSLDMVELQPLLAEMSRTLNAPEKNSGDLHPPGLLQNPGLPKPCLPEECGEPQACPGTKLEIAQPCPATEPGPPESSHSREPGIPESPVQEQPEVSEPCPPVEPGPLQADSHGQTGLLEPSPRIEPGASEACFLEPRSPESSPRPCCSPWAPATTNLIFSSQRPLCASPPIHSLRSLRPPTGQAGPSNLAPRTLALRQRLKACLTAIHCFHEARLDDECAFYTSRAPPSGPTRVCTNPVATLLEWQDALCFIPVGSAAPQDSLS
- the TROAP gene encoding tastin isoform X2 encodes the protein MTTLQATKEPLLRGVSPTPSKIPVRSQRRQPLPTVKPRVLDQENQDPKRLVQKLSIQRPVDSAGPTPKVTHQTEKSERSLESTQLRNPLEELRPSPGGQNVGPRPPPQTEAPGTVEFVADPAALATILSGEGVKSCRLGRQPSLAQRVLVRGSQGGTIHRGQGARASAYLAPRTPIHRLDPARASCFSRLEGPGPRGRTLCPQRLEALIPPSGRSFHPSAHPSFQELRRGTGGSSRTSVSQTSGLLLETSVQPGRPCLPPDTLPWPCGATFHRPSITLWTGSACTLASHLSSSLYPQLLGAGRGQNNLAGIPAQSRFCSCLTILLSPQTSYSVLRRLAVRPKTQFTPILSAPRVQQAQCLSGLSPQSCPEDPALPWEQIAIRLFDQESCVSLHEGPGKPTVAAPHGPHPGTTPKLQELKMQRISILQQLLRQEVEGLTGGKCVPLNGGSSLDMVELQPLLAEMSRTLNAPEKNSGDLHPPGLLQNPGLPKPCLPEECGEPQACPGTKLEIAQPCPATEPGPPESSHSREPGIPESPVQEQPEVSEPCPPVEPGPLQADSHGQTGLLEPSPRIEPGASEACFLEPRSPESSPRPCCSPWAPATTNLIFSSQRPLCASPPIHSLRSLRPPTGQAGPSNLAPRTLALRQRLKACLTAIHCFHEARLDDECAFYTSRAPPSGPTRVCTNPVATLLEWQDALCFIPVGSAAPQDSLS
- the C1QL4 gene encoding complement C1q-like protein 4, whose translation is MVLLLLVAIPLLVHSSRGPAHYEMLGRCRMVCDPHGPRGPGPDGAPSSVPPFPPGAKGEVGRRGKAGLRGPPGPPGPRGPPGEPGRPGPPGPPGPGPGGVAPPAGYVPRIAFYAGLRRPHEGYEVLRFDDVVTNVGNAYEAASGKFTCPMPGVYFFAYHVLMRGGDGTSMWADLMKNGQVRASAIAQDADQNYDYASNSVILHLDVGDEVFIKLDGGKVHGGNTNKYSTFSGFIIYPD
- the TROAP gene encoding tastin isoform X1; the protein is MTTLQATKEPLLRGVSPTPSKIPVRSQRRQPLPTVKPRVLDQENQDPKRLVQKLSIQRPVDSAGPTPKVTHQTEKSERSLESTQLRNPLEELRPSPGGQNVGPRPPPQTEAPGTVEFVADPAALATILSGEGVKSCRLGRQPSLAQRVLVRGSQGGTIHRGQGARASAYLAPRTPIHRLDPARASCFSRLEGPGPRGRTLCPQRLEALIPPSGRSFHPSAHPSFQELRRGTGGSSRTSVSQTSGLLLETSVQPAPSLPEGEHEVVTHSDEGGGGPLGLAQRVPLREITHTRDGRASHLIPSPGRVVPPSIAHPSPFGQAQRVPSPRTSAPTSYSVLRRLAVRPKTQFTPILSAPRVQQAQCLSGLSPQSCPEDPALPWEQIAIRLFDQESCVSLHEGPGKPTVAAPHGPHPGTTPKLQELKMQRISILQQLLRQEVEGLTGGKCVPLNGGSSLDMVELQPLLAEMSRTLNAPEKNSGDLHPPGLLQNPGLPKPCLPEECGEPQACPGTKLEIAQPCPATEPGPPESSHSREPGIPESPVQEQPEVSEPCPPVEPGPLQADSHGQTGLLEPSPRIEPGASEACFLEPRSPESSPRPCCSPWAPATTNLIFSSQRPLCASPPIHSLRSLRPPTGQAGPSNLAPRTLALRQRLKACLTAIHCFHEARLDDECAFYTSRAPPSGPTRVCTNPVATLLEWQDALCFIPVGSAAPQDSLS